The Colius striatus isolate bColStr4 chromosome 9, bColStr4.1.hap1, whole genome shotgun sequence genome contains the following window.
cattgatttttcttcatGATCATAATGTAATTAAAAGGGGCTTACTTTTCCATAGCGGAAATTCTGGAACTGGCTGGAAATGCAGCAAGGGACAACAAGAAGGGTCGAGTCACTCCTAGGCACATCCTGCTGGCTGTAGCAAATGATGAAGAATTAAatcaggtaagaaaaaaaactctgCTGTGTGAGGGCCAGGATTTCCTTTAGGGCTTTTTAAATTGTCTTTCCATATAGCTGAATTGTAACTCAAGACCTCTGGTTATTGAGTAGCCCACCAGGAAACAGCTCATTCACTCCCTAGCTCACCGCCTGTGTAACCAACTACAACACTCAGCTTAATTGTATATTTCAGGCATCTTAAAATGTGTAAGAATGCAATGGAGATATAGTGTGACATTTGCTCATACCATTGCAACCATTTCTGTTAGAGTGGGACATTGTCATAAACTTTtcagagacacagagaaaatCTTATAGAtgcctttggtttgttttttggtttccCCCTTACACAACTTAGGGCTTAGTGGGCCCTCTCTTGCTACCATTGAAGTCTGTCATTGTGACCACAGAATTAGGAGCTCTGAAACTCTTGGAAGTCTATGCCCTTTGCAGATTTCAAGATGCCTTTATCTTAGCCAGAAAACAATTggacattattattattacagtgTTGTGGTATCAGCCAGAGGCACTGACTAGGGTTGACTTACCTTTGTGTGAAGTGTTGTAAAAACATGTatgaaaatttcttttttcaaagcTATGTATCATGATCGggcaagagaaaaaatgtaatatCACCAAGCCAACCTCCTTCTGGCTTTATCTGAAATTTGGTAATTCTTTCCATTCATCATCACTTTGTAAGTGTGGAGCCTCACTGAGTTGTGGTTGGGGAGCAGTAAACACAAATCAGAAGGTAGGAGGACCTGAGGGACTTTGATGTCACCATTTGTATTCTCCTGAATAGTGAATTAGTCTCAGTTAGATGTATGAAAAATGGGTTACAGTGTCTTTAAATACAGAACATGATATATTTCACCTCTGCTTTTGAAGGCTTGAATGAACTGCACAGTTTTGAATATTGATCTGCTTTTCTTCAACTacataaagatttttttgaagAAAGACTTCCAGGTATAGAGATTTGTATAAATGTTACCCTCCATtggaaatttctttttctaagaaaacaaatctgttcTAAAAGTTCACTTTCAAGAAAGTCCAGCAGTTGGTAGATATATTGGGTTCTCCACAGTGTGGAGAATTGCAGTCCCATGCCATGAACTTGGGTCCTGTCTCTCTCAACACAGGCTGCCCTGCGGAAGCCCTCATGACTGAGGCCATCCTATTATCTGGGTAACAGTCTTCATTGCAAGGCTTCACAGAAACAGATCTTGGGTGAGCCCAGGAGATAATGCCAGTAACAAACATATGTGCAAGAAGAACACATAGTCCGTTTATAGTTAAAATCTATATAATGTGTTTGAGAAACATGCAAGAACCAGTTAAGCCTGAAGGCAATGTACAAAGTTTGCACTAAATGCCATTTTCAATTTATTGGTGAGTAAATGCTGGAATTTGTCATCTCTAACTTTTATGGTTTTTTATTAGCTATTGAAAGGGGTCACCATAGCCAGTGGTGGAGTGTTACCCAATATTCACCCAGAGCTGTTGGCAAAGAAGCGGGGATCTAAAGGAAAACTGGAAGCCATCATCACTCCACCTCCAGCAAAGAAGGCAAAATCtccatcacagaaaaaaactgtATCAAAGAAAACAGGCGGCAAGAAAGGGGCAAGGAAATCGAAGGTAGATTAACCTGTTTGTTTCAAACTCCAACAAGCTTGCTAGGAGTGGCTGTAGAGAGCATCCCATGGGGTAAACCTGCTGTTCCATTAACAGTAGTGATTTCAACAGCAGTGTTATCAAAACTGGAGGAGTGCTGCCCTCTCCCTAGTGCAGCTGGAGGTCTGAAAAGCGTCAGAAGTGGAGCAGGTCTGCAGCGTGGGCAAGCAAGTTTGAAATACTCTGAATGGAACAGTTGTTGGGTGAGCACAGGCTGAAGACACCAAGAGATAGAAGAAGAGATTATGCAGGGACTGTGCCAGTCATGCCTTACTGGGGGGAAAAGGAGACCTGACAGAGCCAGCTGCAGGGGCAGCTTTGCCATGGCTTCACAGATGCCTGCACTGGGCTAGACAGAGTCAGACAGAGTCAACCTCTTGGACTTTGTTCAGGGACTGATACGTGTCTGCAAGAAATAAGGAATCTaggtatttcttttcaaaagtaaaGTCACACTAAAGCAGTGTAACTGATTTTGCAATTTGAAATAttggagaaaaacaacagcCTAAATCACTTTCATTGCAATAATGTCCTCAGCCACCAGCATGTCAGAGCCCTGATTTCAattgttgtgtttttctgttgtttgttgGATTTTCTTTAATAGATTTTGGTTTGTTCCAGCTTAGTATAAGATTCCTGTTAGTTGATGAAATCTAAGGGATGTGAAATACTCTTTCTGAAGTAGAATGCAATTCTGCTAGGCCAGGTAGCTGAGCCTCTTGCAGCATCAAAGAAACTGTATTGTGATTGCACAGAATTTCTTTGGTTAACCTGAAGACCCACAAATATCCTCCTGTTATTAGTATGTTATAAATGAGACTCCTCTAtgtttagacttttttttctttaattcctaGTAATTAATTAAACTAATTCGAAGTGAAGTGTGGAGGTGAGGGAAAGAAGAGGAccaaaatgtgatttttcttaTGCTGGAAAGCTAAGAATAACATTTCTCCTGAGCTAAGGAGAaaattctttccttccttttttgaCTTCAGTTGGTAGGAGTAGGGAATCCTTCTAAAATGTATGTTAGATCAAGTCACGTATATTAGATCCAATATGTGTATTAGACCAAggatcttttttctcttttttttttaataaagaaaacaactaCTGTCCAATAATAGCTTATGGAAATAGGAAGAAAAGTACATGCATTTCACATGAAATGGCCAGTGCATGTGAAAAGTTGGCTTCCAGGTCAAACAAAGCTTCTGTATTCTTCCTCTGTGTCTCTGTTACTGTTTACTTGGACACTTCTGATTGAttcccttttttgcttttagaatGTTGAATTTAGTTTTCTCTTAGAACACCTAGTAGCTGACTTCTCAAGTGTACTGCTTCTAATAACCATGCACTAATAATTTCCCTAAATctggaatttttttcccctgcttgaTTACAAAAGCAGGAAGTCTGTTGTGgggttctgtttttcttccacaCAATAAACTGTATTGTCTGCTCACTATATCGGTATTTGGCTAATAATAAACTCCTGGGGAATTGAAATAGGACCCATGaaaatctcattttcaaaacatttatcTAAAGTAAAGCATGATTACATCCTCTAGAAGCACCAATATACCTTTGCATCAAAGTTGGTTTTGTTGCTCATCCACAGGTTTAATTTATATACTTTAGAAAGGGACAATAGGAGAACAGTGACTTGCTTCATATTCCAAGGGTGCATTCTAGCCGTAGCATAGATACGGCTGAGCCACCTAATGTTTATATGAAATCATAAGTAGTAATAGTATGGAAAATATGAACTTATTTTTGGCACCAATTGAGTTTATAACCACAGCAGTCAATGCACTGTATCTTTGTGAAATATCCTATTGAAAATGTTCCTAATTATCGTTTTTATTCAGTAAATCCATTAATTCCTGAAACCTCTTATTTTACATCAGTAATACAGTTGAAAAAAAGAGTGATGCTTGAGGAGAACTCCCTGCTATTTTACTAGAGATAAAGGAAGGTGATAATGTTAAACCTCTTCAGGTTTAACCTTTCCTACTGCAGGCAGCAAGCCGA
Protein-coding sequences here:
- the LOC104562262 gene encoding core histone macro-H2A.1 isoform X6, whose translation is MSSRGGKKKSTKTSRSAKAGVIFPVGRMLRYIKKGHPKYRIGVGAPVYMAAVLEYLTAEILELAGNAARDNKKGRVTPRHILLAVANDEELNQLLKGVTIASGGVLPNIHPELLAKKRGSKGKLEAIITPPPAKKAKSPSQKKTVSKKTGGKKGARKSKKKQGEVSKSASADSTTEGTPADGFTVLSTKSLFLGQK